The following coding sequences lie in one Peribacillus frigoritolerans genomic window:
- a CDS encoding R2-like ligand-binding oxidase has product MRKKLLTTSSDGLMEDSYPYQLYQKAKKFGIWNPQDINFSQDQEDWKTLSVKDKEWVLKLLAQFQGGEEAVTLDLLPLLRVIAREGRLEEEMFLTTFLCDEAKHTEFFRLVLNAIGEKGDLAHLHSESYRKFFYEILPETMERLWHGQTPEVIADAATVYNMFAEGVLAETGYKSFYDGLKIMDKMPGLLEGIDHLKKDESRHIAYGTFLLQRLICEHPHLFDRVVKKLEELAPLAISLNAEGVIGNGEKAKEYHSDIKKYSEKQLMVRIEILARAKGQTIEEIYRSTGGNSKP; this is encoded by the coding sequence TTGAGAAAGAAACTCTTAACGACGAGCTCGGACGGTTTGATGGAGGATTCATATCCCTACCAGTTGTATCAAAAGGCAAAAAAGTTTGGAATTTGGAATCCCCAAGATATCAATTTCTCACAGGATCAAGAGGACTGGAAAACACTATCTGTTAAAGATAAAGAATGGGTGCTGAAACTTCTCGCGCAATTTCAAGGAGGGGAAGAGGCGGTTACTCTCGACTTACTCCCATTGCTTAGGGTGATTGCGAGAGAAGGTAGATTGGAAGAGGAGATGTTCCTTACAACCTTTTTATGTGATGAAGCTAAACATACTGAATTCTTTCGGCTGGTGTTAAATGCTATTGGTGAAAAAGGCGATCTTGCTCACTTGCATTCTGAATCCTATCGTAAGTTTTTTTATGAAATTCTCCCCGAAACAATGGAACGGCTTTGGCATGGACAAACCCCTGAGGTAATAGCTGACGCAGCTACAGTGTACAATATGTTTGCTGAAGGAGTTTTGGCGGAAACTGGATATAAATCATTTTACGATGGACTGAAAATTATGGATAAAATGCCCGGACTTTTAGAGGGCATTGACCACTTAAAGAAAGATGAATCAAGACATATTGCATATGGAACATTTCTTCTTCAGCGCTTGATTTGTGAACATCCTCATCTTTTTGACAGGGTGGTTAAGAAGCTTGAGGAATTGGCACCACTTGCTATCTCCTTAAATGCAGAGGGCGTTATTGGAAATGGGGAAAAAGCAAAGGAATATCATTCTGATATTAAGAAATACTCAGAAAAACAGTTAATGGTAAGAATTGAAATCCTTGCACGGGCGAAGGGACAGACAATCGAAGAAATTTATCGATCTACTGGAGGAAACTCAAAACCATAA
- a CDS encoding alpha/beta fold hydrolase codes for MDLHFEITGNGRPVVLIHGGGTDLRQWTFLASLLSKDYKVIAFDGRGAGKSPSPIKHVNYVDEVLALMNYLELNQATIIGHSMGGQIATDFALNYPERVSKLVLIAPSLTGFPYSKEFEQYHERILESAPNIDKMLELALHSPTYQVIIDSPHKDLIVQMLRHHFGRILKWPADFCMKWPQPPAMERLEELNTETLFFIGKKDLADNFRVADCFRKVPNIGFIEIEDADHMMPLTHSEILYQEFTAFMED; via the coding sequence TTGGATTTACATTTCGAGATTACTGGCAATGGTCGTCCTGTTGTTCTTATTCATGGTGGTGGGACTGATTTGAGGCAATGGACATTTTTAGCATCTCTTTTATCTAAGGATTACAAAGTTATTGCTTTTGATGGCCGTGGTGCCGGTAAATCACCATCCCCTATAAAACATGTAAACTATGTAGACGAAGTACTGGCACTAATGAATTACCTTGAACTTAATCAGGCAACAATTATTGGCCATTCCATGGGCGGGCAAATTGCAACTGATTTCGCTCTTAATTACCCTGAAAGAGTATCAAAACTTGTGTTAATTGCTCCTTCTTTAACAGGTTTTCCCTATTCAAAGGAGTTTGAACAGTATCATGAAAGAATATTGGAAAGTGCACCCAATATAGATAAGATGTTAGAGCTTGCCCTTCATTCACCAACATATCAGGTGATTATCGATAGTCCGCACAAAGATCTCATTGTTCAAATGCTCAGACATCATTTCGGGCGCATTCTTAAGTGGCCCGCTGATTTCTGCATGAAATGGCCTCAGCCGCCAGCAATGGAACGATTAGAAGAATTGAACACCGAAACTTTATTTTTTATCGGCAAAAAGGACTTGGCAGACAATTTTCGAGTTGCCGATTGTTTCCGTAAGGTTCCAAACATCGGGTTCATCGAAATAGAGGATGCCGATCATATGATGCCCCTCACTCATTCTGAAATTTTATATCAAGAATTCACTGCTTTTATGGAGGATTGA
- a CDS encoding PaaI family thioesterase: protein MPITLEDIQKDFESNPFLSHIGFQIIYFEEGNVKVKLTIEEYLLNTNGTLHGGVYATMLDFILGMVLRSVTKTRCVTTNLTIHYLASMSEGELYAEAKVLQQGYKLAFAEGEIKDMKGNVITKGIGTFKLIREE, encoded by the coding sequence TTGCCAATAACATTGGAAGATATTCAGAAAGATTTTGAAAGCAATCCATTTCTTTCGCATATCGGATTTCAAATCATTTACTTTGAAGAAGGGAATGTCAAGGTGAAGTTAACAATTGAAGAATATTTGCTTAATACAAATGGAACATTACACGGTGGTGTTTATGCTACGATGCTTGATTTTATCCTTGGAATGGTTCTTCGATCCGTCACAAAGACAAGATGTGTGACAACAAACTTAACCATCCATTATCTAGCTAGTATGTCAGAAGGAGAATTATATGCTGAAGCAAAAGTGCTTCAGCAAGGATATAAACTTGCTTTTGCTGAGGGAGAAATAAAGGACATGAAAGGAAATGTTATTACAAAGGGCATTGGAACATTTAAGCTTATTCGAGAAGAATAA
- a CDS encoding TetR/AcrR family transcriptional regulator, producing MPRTPEENDRIRQASKEKIRAAAMELFIKQGYYATSISDIAKKAGISKGLLYNYYKGKEELLSEMVEARIREVVEVMEEAFTSNTPREQLEHIVNGAIDNIHKKPEVHRFYLHLQTQPESDEELIKYSHRIIEENAKQFEFQCTIFESMGEKEPRKRSLYFSSVLQGIMLMISTYQQSFPIEEIKKQVISEFCN from the coding sequence ATGCCACGTACACCTGAAGAAAATGACCGCATTCGCCAAGCTTCCAAAGAAAAAATTCGCGCTGCTGCCATGGAGTTATTTATAAAACAAGGATATTACGCTACTTCTATAAGCGATATAGCCAAGAAAGCGGGTATTTCTAAAGGGTTACTCTATAATTATTACAAAGGAAAAGAAGAACTGCTTTCTGAAATGGTCGAGGCCAGAATCAGGGAAGTGGTTGAAGTCATGGAAGAAGCGTTCACCTCAAATACACCTCGTGAACAGCTTGAACATATAGTAAATGGTGCCATTGATAATATCCACAAAAAACCGGAAGTCCATCGGTTTTATCTGCACCTGCAAACTCAGCCGGAGTCTGATGAAGAGTTGATAAAATACAGTCATCGCATTATTGAAGAAAATGCTAAACAATTTGAGTTTCAATGTACAATATTTGAAAGTATGGGTGAAAAGGAACCAAGGAAACGATCGTTATATTTTTCATCGGTGCTACAAGGTATTATGTTGATGATATCCACCTATCAACAAAGTTTTCCGATTGAAGAAATAAAGAAGCAAGTTATAAGTGAGTTTTGCAACTAG